Within the Gammaproteobacteria bacterium genome, the region TGCCTAAACCATATCCACGTTTCGTTGCAACCATAATTCCAGCAATGCCAGATGCCAGAGCTTGCTGCCCTTGAGCGGCGTGGTATGCGCTTCCGGCTCGCGCAGCAGGCGATCGACGTAAGCGCGCTGAAACAGCCCACGCTCGCGGCATGCGGCTGAATTGAGCGTGGCGACCATCAGTTGCAGAAAATCGCCGCGCACGTATTTGAGCGCCGGCACCGGAAAATAGCCTTTGGGCCGGTCGATCACGACGTCCGGCACCAGTCCGCGCGCCATCTGCTTGAGCGGAAACTTGCCGCCTTCGCGCAGCTTGAACGCCGGCGGCATCTGCATGGCCAGTTCCACCAGTTCGTGATCCAGAAACGGCACGCGCGCCTCCAGCCCCCATGCCATGGTCATGTTGTCCACCCGCTTTACCGGATCATCGACGATCATGGTCGTGGCGTCCATATGTAGAACCTTGTCGAGAAACTCGTCGGCGGGCGCCTCTTCCAGCAAGTGCTCGATCAGCGCGGAGGTGTGGTCTTCACTTACGTATTCAGGCGCGACCGTCCGCGCGAATTCGGCGTGAGAACGATCGAAATAATGCGCGCGGAAACGGCTGAGATCGTCGCCCGTCGACGCGTCCATTCGCGGATACCAGAAGTAGCCGCCGAACACCTCATCCGCGCCCTGGCCTGTCTGTATCACTTTCACGTCGCGGCGCACCTGCTCGGCGAGCAGATAGAACGCCACGGCGTCCTGGCCGACCATGGGTTCGGCCATGTTGTCCACCGACTCGGGCAGACGATCGAGCAGCTCGCGATTTGGCACGTAAAACTTGTGGTGGTCGGTCGCAAAGCGCTCGGCTACCGGATCGGAAAACTCGAACTCGCTGCCCTTCTCCTCGGGCTGATCTTCGAATCCCACTGTATACGTTTTTATGTCGCGCACGCCGGAGGTCGCCAGCGCCGCGACCAGCAGGCTGGAATCCAGCCCGCCCGACAGCAGCACGCCCACCGGTACGTCCGATGCCGCGATGCGCCGCCGCACCGCCGTGCAAAGCGCCGCGCACGTGAGTTCCAGCCATTCCTGTTCGCTGCGCCCTTGCGCGGGGCGTCTGGCCTCCAGGGTCCAGTAGCGTTTGAGCCGACTCTCGCCATCTCTGGCGATCGTCAGGGTGTGCGCTGGTTCGAGCTTGCGGATGCCCTTGAGCAAGGTGCGCGGCGCCGGCACCACCGCGTGCAGGCTCAGGTGATGGTGCAGGGCGACCGCGTCGATATTCTTGTCGATGCCGCCCGCCGCCAGCAACGCCTGCGTGCTAGAGGCGAATCGCAGATATTTGTCGTTGATGCTGTAGTAAAACGGCTTTATGCCAAAACGGTCGCGCGCCATAAACAAACTTTGCGCGCGCATATCCCAAAGCGCGAACGCGAACATGCCAAGGAATCGCGTGACGCAATTCGCGCCCCAGGCTCGGTACGCCTTGACGATGACCTCGGTATCGCCCGTCGACCTGAACGAAAATCCCAGCGCCTGTAACTCCGCGCGCAGCTCGCGATAGTTGTAAATGACGCCGTTGAACACCAGCGCGATGCCCAATTCCCCGTCCACCATCGGCTGGTGCGACTGCGTGGACAAATCGATGACGGACAACCGCCGATGCCCCAGCGCGAGCGGACCATCGGTGTAATGGCCCTCGTCGTCCGGACCACGCCGGCGCAACGCGGGCAGCATGGCCGTGAGCGCGGTCCTATCCGGCGCACTCCCGTCGAAACGCAATTCACCACAAATGCCGCACATGAGCCTAAGACGCGTGTTGTCGAATGTTGGAGAGAGGGGAAGCCGCGCGGGTAGCGGCTGGCGGGGGATGATAACGCAAGCTGCCGCCTCATGCCGGCTGAGTTGCCCGAGGCAACGAGTATGTCAGGACCCGGCGTTTACGGAAGAACGCGTACGCCGCCGGTGCACGATGCTGCTGATGACCCCGTGCCGCGGCCCGAACAGCGCCGCCAGGATGAGGAGCACGCCGGCCGCGACCGCGATCATACCGGCGGTGCTGGTGCTGCCGTAACCGAAAGCCGCCGGCAGCGCCAGCGCACCCGCATGGCCCAGCACCGCCGCGCTAGCGCCGATGACGAGACTCAAGCCGAGCATCACCGGCAGCCGGTCGGTCAGCAGGTAGGCCGCGGCCGGCGGCGCGATCAACAGCGCAACCACGAGAATGCTGCCGACCGCCTCAAACGATGCAACCGCGGTCACCGCGGTCAAAGTCATCAACAGATAATGCATGGCGCGCGCGTTGACGCCCATGGTGGTGGCCAGCGCCGGATCGAACGAGCTTATCTTGAGTTCCTTGTAAAAAAGCACAACGAAGACAAGATTCAGCAGAAGAATGGACGCCAGGGTCAGGGCCACCCTTGGCACGGCCTGACCTGCCAACGATACCGTATCCAGCGGCGTGAACTCGATGGCGCCATAAAGCACGCAATTGGCGTCCAGATGAACCTGATCGGCCGCCTGCGCGATAAACACCAGCCCCAATGCGAACAGGCCGGTGAAGACCACGCCCATGGAGGCGCCCTCATCGACTTTGCCGTAACCGCGCACCCATTCGGTGAACAACGCCGTGAGCACACCTGCCACCACCGCGCCTATGAACATAGGAGCACTGGTGAGCTTGCCGCTGACGATGAAGGCGACCGCCAGCCCCGGCAGCACCGCGTGACTGATGGCGTCGCCCATCATGCTCATCCGGCGCAGCACCAGAAAACAGCCCGGCAGCGCGCAGGCCATCGCGCACAGCATGCCCACCACGACGATCCAGCCGTCCAGATAAGCGTCCCAGCCCGCCAGCGCGTGCCACATCCGAAGCGGAAACTCAGGCACGGGTACGGCTCATCGGTGCGACAGTATCCGTGGACGGCGCCTGGATTTCGTGCGGGCTCGCCGGCACCGCGAGATGCTGGTCGTCGCGCTCCAGCAGCGACTCCAGTTCCGCGATCATCTCCGGCGACAGCACGTGTTCGATACGATCGGCGTCCCGGTCCACGTGACTGGGCGCCAAGTCCGCATAGGTAATCAGATACACCTCCCACAGCCGGTGATTGCGCACCACTCTCACGGCATGGATGCGGCCCAGAGCAGTCAATACCCAGCAGTCGGATTCCGCCGGGCGAACCAGCCCGGATCGCTCCGCTCGGCGCACAATACGCCTGAGACTGGACGGCGCCCAGGAGCGTCGCCGCAGTAGATCGTCGAACTCGATGTTGCACGCCAGAGGGGTTGCGCCGAAGCTGTCGCGCGTGGCGTAAAGCTCCTGCGCCTCATACATCGCGCGCAGCAGATGCTGGGTATCCATGCGACGGTTGAGACGGCGATGCCGCAACCAGTGCGGCGCGACCCCCCGTGCCGCCCCGCACAACATGCTTAGCGAGAACATGATCAGCGCGGCCAGCACAATCATCGCGCCGGAGGGCAGCCGCGGAAACAGTGCGCTGACCATCGCACCCACCGCCGCGCTGAACGCCCCGATCAACGCCGCGACGCAGATAATGGGCGCCAGGCGATCGCTCCAGAAGCGCGCCGCCGCCGCCGGCACGATCAACATCGCGATGATCAGAATGACA harbors:
- a CDS encoding N-acetylglutaminylglutamine amidotransferase: MCGICGELRFDGSAPDRTALTAMLPALRRRGPDDEGHYTDGPLALGHRRLSVIDLSTQSHQPMVDGELGIALVFNGVIYNYRELRAELQALGFSFRSTGDTEVIVKAYRAWGANCVTRFLGMFAFALWDMRAQSLFMARDRFGIKPFYYSINDKYLRFASSTQALLAAGGIDKNIDAVALHHHLSLHAVVPAPRTLLKGIRKLEPAHTLTIARDGESRLKRYWTLEARRPAQGRSEQEWLELTCAALCTAVRRRIAASDVPVGVLLSGGLDSSLLVAALATSGVRDIKTYTVGFEDQPEEKGSEFEFSDPVAERFATDHHKFYVPNRELLDRLPESVDNMAEPMVGQDAVAFYLLAEQVRRDVKVIQTGQGADEVFGGYFWYPRMDASTGDDLSRFRAHYFDRSHAEFARTVAPEYVSEDHTSALIEHLLEEAPADEFLDKVLHMDATTMIVDDPVKRVDNMTMAWGLEARVPFLDHELVELAMQMPPAFKLREGGKFPLKQMARGLVPDVVIDRPKGYFPVPALKYVRGDFLQLMVATLNSAACRERGLFQRAYVDRLLREPEAHTTPLKGSKLWHLALLELWLQRNVDMV
- a CDS encoding metal ABC transporter permease, whose translation is MWHALAGWDAYLDGWIVVVGMLCAMACALPGCFLVLRRMSMMGDAISHAVLPGLAVAFIVSGKLTSAPMFIGAVVAGVLTALFTEWVRGYGKVDEGASMGVVFTGLFALGLVFIAQAADQVHLDANCVLYGAIEFTPLDTVSLAGQAVPRVALTLASILLLNLVFVVLFYKELKISSFDPALATTMGVNARAMHYLLMTLTAVTAVASFEAVGSILVVALLIAPPAAAYLLTDRLPVMLGLSLVIGASAAVLGHAGALALPAAFGYGSTSTAGMIAVAAGVLLILAALFGPRHGVISSIVHRRRTRSSVNAGS
- a CDS encoding metal ABC transporter permease, with the protein product MPAFDTALRVLTLQDYNTRLVVLAAALLGLAAGVIGTFMLLRKRALLGDALSHATLPGVGLAFVLANLVGVAGKSLPVLLTGAAVTGVLGAGAILMIRRYTRLKEDAALGITLSVFFGAGVALLGVIQQMGASSAAGLETYIYGSTASMTAIDAWFIAGAAGLVVIACAILFKEFRLLCFDAGFAQGQGWPVGVLDVVLAGLVVTIVVVGLQAVGVILIIAMLIVPAAAARFWSDRLAPIICVAALIGAFSAAVGAMVSALFPRLPSGAMIVLAALIMFSLSMLCGAARGVAPHWLRHRRLNRRMDTQHLLRAMYEAQELYATRDSFGATPLACNIEFDDLLRRRSWAPSSLRRIVRRAERSGLVRPAESDCWVLTALGRIHAVRVVRNHRLWEVYLITYADLAPSHVDRDADRIEHVLSPEMIAELESLLERDDQHLAVPASPHEIQAPSTDTVAPMSRTRA